From Candidatus Pedobacter colombiensis, one genomic window encodes:
- a CDS encoding DUF423 domain-containing protein, producing the protein MSRRIILTASLFGAIAVMFGAFGAHSLKNVLSSGSLEIWAKGVEYQFYHTLALLFLSQLAVGNEKLVKWSYIFFTLGIVLFSGSLYLLATRDILNIGFVNYIGPITPIGGLCFILGWASLFVSALKGK; encoded by the coding sequence ATGAGCAGACGAATTATTTTAACCGCATCTTTATTTGGTGCCATAGCCGTAATGTTTGGTGCCTTTGGTGCACATAGTTTAAAGAATGTTTTAAGTTCGGGTAGTTTAGAGATATGGGCCAAAGGTGTTGAGTATCAGTTTTATCATACGTTGGCTTTGCTTTTTCTCTCGCAGCTTGCTGTTGGGAACGAGAAGCTGGTAAAATGGTCGTACATTTTCTTTACACTCGGCATCGTACTTTTTTCAGGCTCGCTGTATTTGCTGGCTACAAGAGATATTTTAAACATAGGTTTTGTAAATTATATAGGTCCAATTACCCCAATAGGTGGTTTATGTTTTATTCTTGGATGGGCATCATTATTTGTTAGTGCATTAAAAGGTAAGTAA
- the priA gene encoding primosomal protein N': MDDGLLEFKERETLFVEVVLPLSLSKNYIYRVPFDLNEHIAVGKRVVVQFGKNKIYTALVKSISQTAPEHYQAKYIIDVVDEHPIITANQLQLWDWMTSYYLCNEGDVMSAALPTGLKLASETIIVRKDDEPVEEVLTDKESILINALNNHKRLTIDDVSALLGQKTVYPIINSLLEKDLIYIAEEVVEKYKPLLKSFVSLNPFYQEEENLKQLFEILERAPKQLNALLTYIKLYRRQNLIPKHELLEESGCGQAAFKTLLDKGIFKVEKLPVSRLKENDDDFVLNFELSEAQGKALRQVETEFEEKDVVLLHGITASGKTQIYIKLIEKAIEDGGQVLFLLPEIALTTQIVQRIQRYFGDAIGVYHSKFNNNERVEIWNKVLNGKYRVVLGARSAVFLPFKELKLIVVDEEHESSYKQQEPSPRYQARDVAVYLAHLHQAKAILGSATPSLESYYNAVNHKYGLVSVNERFGGVELPLHDVVSISEETKKKKMVSYFSTKLIDEIAYTMEQKEQVILFQNRRGYATILICATCGYAPKCVNCDVSLTYHKTSGKLHCHYCGYHQNSINICPACGSVHIEQKGFGTERVEEELSLIFPEAKIARLDVDSTRTKNGLQQIISDFQEKKTDILIGTQMVAKGLDFDNVTLIGVINADTLFNYPDFRAFERSYQLLAQVAGRAGRRDKQGKVIIQAYDDAHRIINQVIENKYLEMYNDELTERKLFHYPPFTRLIFINIKHKDQDLLNVAAQRFASTLRVQLGKRVLGPEQPIVARVRNYYIKQVIIKSDKDTSIQKVKSILKDTILQFQTEKDYRSVNIQVDVDPY; the protein is encoded by the coding sequence ATGGATGATGGACTGCTGGAATTTAAAGAACGGGAGACACTCTTCGTAGAGGTTGTTTTACCCTTATCCTTATCTAAAAATTACATATACCGTGTTCCGTTCGATTTGAACGAGCACATAGCCGTTGGAAAGCGGGTAGTGGTTCAGTTTGGTAAGAATAAAATTTATACGGCGCTTGTTAAAAGCATTAGTCAAACTGCCCCTGAGCATTATCAGGCAAAGTACATTATTGATGTCGTAGATGAGCATCCGATAATTACTGCAAATCAATTGCAGTTATGGGATTGGATGACCAGCTATTACTTATGTAATGAGGGCGATGTGATGTCGGCCGCATTGCCTACAGGCTTAAAGCTGGCCAGTGAGACCATTATCGTGAGAAAGGATGATGAGCCTGTTGAAGAGGTTTTGACGGATAAGGAAAGCATTCTGATCAATGCATTAAATAACCATAAGCGTTTAACAATTGATGATGTCTCTGCTTTACTGGGACAAAAAACGGTTTATCCGATTATCAATTCGCTGCTTGAAAAAGATCTGATTTATATTGCCGAGGAGGTTGTAGAAAAATATAAGCCATTATTAAAATCATTTGTTTCTCTTAATCCTTTTTATCAGGAGGAGGAAAATCTGAAGCAGTTGTTTGAGATATTAGAAAGGGCGCCTAAGCAGTTAAATGCATTGCTTACTTATATTAAGCTTTACAGGCGGCAAAATTTAATTCCTAAGCATGAACTGCTGGAAGAGAGTGGTTGCGGGCAGGCGGCCTTTAAAACGTTGCTAGATAAAGGAATATTTAAAGTTGAGAAGCTACCTGTAAGCAGACTAAAAGAAAATGATGATGATTTTGTGCTGAATTTTGAACTGAGCGAAGCTCAGGGGAAAGCTTTAAGACAAGTCGAAACAGAATTTGAGGAAAAGGACGTGGTGCTGCTGCACGGGATAACGGCTTCCGGTAAAACTCAGATTTATATCAAGTTAATCGAAAAGGCAATTGAGGATGGGGGACAGGTTTTATTTTTGTTGCCGGAAATTGCTTTAACTACTCAGATTGTACAACGAATTCAACGTTATTTTGGTGATGCAATTGGCGTATACCACTCTAAATTTAACAACAATGAAAGGGTTGAGATTTGGAATAAGGTATTGAATGGTAAATACAGAGTCGTTTTGGGAGCCAGATCTGCTGTGTTTCTGCCTTTTAAAGAGCTAAAACTGATTGTGGTAGACGAAGAACATGAGTCGTCTTATAAACAGCAGGAACCTTCGCCCAGGTATCAGGCCAGGGATGTTGCTGTTTACCTGGCACATTTGCATCAGGCAAAGGCTATTCTAGGCTCAGCAACGCCCTCGTTGGAAAGTTATTACAATGCAGTTAATCATAAGTATGGACTGGTATCTGTAAATGAGCGTTTTGGTGGGGTAGAGTTACCATTACATGATGTGGTGAGCATCTCGGAAGAAACGAAGAAGAAAAAGATGGTTTCTTATTTTTCGACGAAGCTGATTGATGAAATCGCGTATACTATGGAGCAAAAGGAGCAGGTAATTCTGTTCCAGAATCGCCGCGGTTACGCCACCATTCTAATTTGTGCTACCTGTGGGTATGCGCCTAAATGTGTGAATTGTGATGTAAGTTTAACATACCATAAAACAAGTGGTAAGTTACATTGCCATTATTGCGGGTATCACCAAAATAGTATAAATATATGTCCGGCATGCGGCTCAGTGCACATCGAGCAAAAGGGTTTTGGAACGGAAAGAGTGGAAGAGGAGCTTAGCCTGATTTTTCCGGAAGCTAAAATTGCACGATTGGATGTGGACAGTACACGCACCAAGAATGGGCTACAGCAGATCATTTCTGATTTTCAGGAAAAGAAGACTGATATTTTGATCGGTACGCAAATGGTAGCCAAAGGTTTAGATTTTGATAATGTTACGCTGATTGGCGTAATTAATGCAGATACACTATTCAATTATCCTGATTTTAGGGCATTTGAGCGGAGTTATCAGTTGCTTGCTCAGGTTGCAGGTCGTGCAGGAAGAAGAGATAAGCAAGGTAAGGTAATTATTCAGGCTTATGATGATGCTCATCGCATTATTAATCAGGTCATAGAAAATAAGTATCTTGAAATGTATAATGATGAGCTTACTGAACGCAAGTTGTTCCATTATCCTCCCTTTACCAGATTGATATTTATCAATATTAAACATAAAGATCAGGATCTTTTAAATGTAGCTGCTCAGCGCTTTGCTTCGACGCTTAGGGTTCAGTTGGGTAAGCGTGTATTGGGGCCGGAGCAGCCTATTGTAGCGCGAGTAAGGAATTATTACATTAAACAGGTGATCATCAAAAGTGATAAAGATACCTCCATCCAGAAAGTTAAATCCATCTTAAAAGATACGATCCTTCAGTTTCAAACTGAAAAAGACTATCGTAGTGTAAACATACAGGTTGATGTAGATCCTTACTAG
- a CDS encoding protein-L-isoaspartate(D-aspartate) O-methyltransferase encodes MAYKFVDNYREQGARKRLVVHLEARGIADKKVLKAIGKVPRHFFFDETFWNQAYKDIAFPIGDGQTISQPYTVAYQSELLHVKKGDKVLEIGTGSGYQTCILMELGANVYTIERQESIYRHTIRVLPGMGYNAHFFFGDGSKGIAEHAPYDKIIVTAGAPFVPEALLKQLKIGGILVIPVGDENSQKMVTVIRINETDYDRIELDTFRFVPLVGDQAW; translated from the coding sequence ATGGCATACAAGTTTGTTGATAATTACAGAGAGCAGGGGGCAAGAAAACGTTTGGTAGTTCACCTTGAAGCGAGAGGGATAGCGGATAAGAAAGTACTTAAGGCAATAGGAAAAGTACCAAGACATTTCTTTTTTGATGAAACCTTCTGGAATCAGGCTTATAAGGATATTGCGTTCCCTATAGGTGATGGACAAACTATTTCACAGCCATATACTGTGGCTTATCAAAGCGAACTACTTCATGTTAAAAAAGGTGATAAGGTTTTAGAAATCGGAACAGGTTCCGGTTATCAGACTTGCATACTGATGGAGCTGGGCGCAAATGTTTATACAATAGAACGTCAGGAAAGTATATATAGACATACCATTCGGGTTTTGCCAGGAATGGGCTATAATGCACATTTCTTTTTTGGTGATGGATCAAAAGGGATTGCTGAACATGCCCCTTATGATAAAATTATTGTAACTGCGGGAGCTCCCTTTGTGCCTGAAGCATTGCTGAAACAGCTTAAAATAGGTGGAATATTGGTAATCCCGGTAGGGGATGAGAATTCACAAAAAATGGTAACGGTAATCCGAATTAATGAAACAGATTATGATAGGATTGAACTGGATACCTTTAGATTTGTACCTCTTGTGGGCGACCAGGCCTGGTAG
- the smpB gene encoding SsrA-binding protein SmpB, which yields MKNDVQIKNKRAFFDYHIIDKYNAGLALLGTEIKAIRQGKANMTDAFCMFIGNVLYVRNLHISEYSHSSFHHHEIKRDRVLLLHKKELKKLKAKSEEKGYTIVPLRIFTNERGFAKIEIALAQGKKEFDKRDSIKDRESKREMDRAMKI from the coding sequence ATGAAAAACGACGTCCAAATAAAAAATAAAAGAGCCTTTTTCGACTACCACATTATTGATAAATATAATGCCGGATTAGCCCTTTTAGGTACCGAAATAAAGGCGATAAGACAAGGTAAGGCCAATATGACAGATGCTTTCTGTATGTTTATTGGCAATGTACTTTATGTAAGGAATCTGCATATCTCCGAATACAGCCACAGCTCTTTTCATCACCATGAGATTAAACGTGACCGTGTTTTGCTGCTTCATAAAAAAGAACTTAAAAAGCTTAAAGCAAAAAGCGAAGAAAAGGGCTATACCATAGTACCCTTACGCATTTTTACCAACGAAAGAGGTTTTGCTAAAATAGAGATAGCTCTTGCACAAGGTAAAAAAGAATTCGATAAAAGAGATAGTATCAAAGACAGGGAATCTAAAAGAGAAATGGACCGGGCAATGAAAATCTAA
- a CDS encoding Nramp family divalent metal transporter, giving the protein MKTSHIDTQSLSEVHQSIDTDKRTGWRRILSFIGPAYLISVGYMDPGNWATDLAGGSKFGYQLIWILLMSNLIALLLQSLSARLGIVRGLDLAQASRNAYPKWANIPLFGLAQIAIVACDLAEIIGMAIGLNLLFGLPLIWGISITIFDTVLLLFLLNKGMRKMEAFIVSMVFIVGLSFLAEMFIVEPSLKEIAKGFQPSMLSGEALYIAIGIIGATVMPHNLYLHSSLVQTRKFERDDKGIKEAIKFNFIDTAVALNLAFFVNAAILILAAAAFYKNGLHEVAEIQDAHKLLRNIFGNVAPALFAIALIAAGQSSTITGTLAGQIVMEGHLKLRIRPWLRRLITRLLAIIPAFCTILWYGDDALSGLLILSQVVLSLQLGFAVIPLIHFTSDKKLMKGFAIKTWLKILAWVSAIVIVSLNVKLVIEEVKTWGAEGGWYIYVLVVPAAILIGLFLLYIFIYPLVAHLRRENNIVPHGEALDIEHVEKIDYTRIGITVDFSKNDRNTIRHALIQGGKHAHYYLIHVVETAAARYYGDSVLDYETKSDTENLQKYCDNLAELGYESTPHIGYGGTVKAIVTISNENNLQLLVMGAHGHKGLKDLILGTTVNSVRHKVSIPVLIVR; this is encoded by the coding sequence ATGAAAACCTCACATATAGATACCCAATCCTTAAGCGAAGTACATCAAAGTATAGATACCGACAAGCGCACTGGCTGGCGGCGCATCCTTTCCTTTATAGGCCCAGCATATTTAATAAGTGTGGGTTATATGGACCCTGGCAACTGGGCAACTGATCTTGCAGGCGGTAGTAAATTCGGTTATCAGTTAATATGGATACTACTCATGTCAAACCTTATCGCCTTACTATTGCAGTCACTCAGTGCCCGTTTAGGTATTGTAAGAGGGCTCGATCTTGCACAGGCATCCAGAAATGCTTATCCAAAATGGGCAAATATTCCTTTATTTGGATTGGCGCAAATCGCAATCGTAGCCTGCGACCTGGCAGAAATTATAGGAATGGCTATAGGATTAAACCTATTGTTTGGACTACCATTAATATGGGGTATCAGCATAACCATTTTCGATACCGTTCTCCTTCTTTTTTTACTCAACAAAGGCATGCGTAAAATGGAAGCATTTATTGTTTCCATGGTATTTATAGTAGGGCTATCATTTCTGGCCGAAATGTTTATTGTAGAACCCTCACTTAAAGAAATAGCAAAAGGATTTCAGCCCTCCATGTTATCAGGAGAAGCTTTATACATCGCCATTGGTATAATTGGAGCTACTGTAATGCCACACAACCTATACCTCCACTCGTCATTGGTGCAAACCCGCAAATTTGAACGCGATGACAAAGGCATTAAAGAAGCTATAAAATTCAATTTCATTGATACTGCAGTAGCCTTAAACCTTGCTTTTTTTGTCAATGCCGCGATACTTATCCTTGCTGCTGCTGCATTTTACAAAAATGGCCTACACGAAGTTGCCGAGATACAGGACGCGCACAAACTCCTTAGAAACATATTCGGCAATGTAGCTCCTGCCCTTTTCGCCATTGCGCTGATTGCTGCCGGGCAAAGCTCTACCATTACCGGAACTTTAGCCGGACAAATTGTAATGGAAGGCCACCTTAAACTACGTATACGACCTTGGTTACGCCGATTAATAACTCGCTTACTAGCCATTATACCCGCATTTTGCACCATCCTGTGGTACGGCGACGATGCATTAAGCGGGCTGCTTATTTTAAGTCAGGTTGTTTTAAGTTTACAACTGGGCTTTGCTGTAATTCCCTTAATTCACTTTACATCCGATAAAAAATTAATGAAAGGCTTCGCCATAAAAACCTGGCTAAAAATTCTAGCCTGGGTAAGCGCTATTGTCATAGTATCCCTAAATGTTAAACTGGTTATTGAAGAAGTCAAAACCTGGGGAGCAGAAGGAGGCTGGTATATTTATGTCTTAGTGGTTCCTGCAGCTATATTGATAGGACTATTCTTATTGTATATCTTTATATATCCATTGGTCGCTCATTTAAGAAGAGAGAACAACATCGTACCACATGGAGAAGCACTTGACATTGAACATGTCGAAAAGATCGATTACACCCGCATAGGCATTACGGTAGATTTCTCTAAAAACGATCGCAATACCATACGTCACGCGCTTATTCAAGGTGGCAAACACGCTCATTATTACCTGATACATGTAGTGGAAACTGCAGCTGCACGATATTACGGAGATTCAGTATTAGATTACGAAACAAAGAGTGATACAGAAAACCTTCAAAAATACTGCGATAATCTGGCCGAATTAGGTTATGAATCCACCCCACATATAGGTTATGGTGGTACGGTAAAAGCAATTGTGACCATCAGCAACGAGAATAATCTTCAGTTATTGGTAATGGGTGCTCACGGACATAAGGGGCTAAAAGACCTCATACTAGGAACTACAGTCAATTCTGTTCGCCATAAAGTATCCATTCCTGTGCTTATTGTGAGATAA
- a CDS encoding metal-dependent transcriptional regulator: MQSFTEENYLKIIYHLSQNNDEAVQTNAIAEKMQTKAASVTDMIKKLADKQLIDYKKYQGVKLTPSGKSAAINIVRKHRLWEVFLVEKLNFKWDEVHDIAEDLEHIKSVELIERLDEFLAFPKSDPHGDPIPDKNGQFDTIPFTKLNKLKPGEQGLIMGVSEHSSIFLKHLEKLGLTLGKKLKIKEITDFDGSVELMLEEKKISVSREVAKHILIKL, from the coding sequence ATGCAATCATTCACTGAAGAGAACTACCTGAAAATCATATACCATTTGTCGCAAAACAATGATGAAGCTGTACAAACAAATGCAATAGCAGAAAAAATGCAGACCAAAGCCGCCTCTGTTACAGATATGATAAAAAAACTGGCTGATAAGCAATTGATCGACTATAAAAAATACCAGGGAGTTAAACTAACACCAAGTGGCAAATCAGCTGCTATTAATATTGTACGTAAACATCGCCTGTGGGAAGTTTTTCTGGTAGAAAAGTTAAACTTTAAATGGGACGAAGTTCACGATATCGCCGAAGATCTGGAGCACATTAAATCTGTTGAGCTAATCGAACGGCTGGACGAGTTTCTGGCTTTCCCTAAAAGCGACCCTCATGGCGACCCTATTCCCGATAAAAACGGACAATTTGATACCATTCCATTTACCAAGCTCAACAAACTTAAACCAGGCGAACAAGGCTTAATTATGGGTGTTAGCGAACACTCATCCATATTCTTAAAGCACCTTGAAAAACTAGGATTAACCCTCGGAAAAAAACTTAAAATAAAAGAAATCACTGATTTTGATGGCTCGGTTGAATTGATGTTAGAAGAGAAAAAAATCAGTGTAAGCCGGGAAGTTGCCAAACATATCCTTATTAAATTGTAA